In Melospiza melodia melodia isolate bMelMel2 chromosome 30, bMelMel2.pri, whole genome shotgun sequence, a single window of DNA contains:
- the OSBPL7 gene encoding oxysterol-binding protein-related protein 7 produces the protein MGSHEKDPSSPKGALSRSNSTVSSKHSSMQQGSESWEVVEEPRGSPGRQPQRHEGYLLKKRKWPLKGWHKRYFVLENGILKYSTTRQDVLKGKLHGAIDVRQSVMSVNKKAQRVDLDTEDNIYHLKIKSPEAFSSWVSSLCSHHHGERPGPCPPGGSTGTSTQGQWTRMPPSGSAPALSTLASSRDKVNAWLKDSEGLERCSAELSECQAKLQELTGMLQHLEALHRIPSAPLISGGQPSAATERPKKGRRSTKIWCTQSFAKDDTIGRVGRLHGSVPNLSRYLEAPQSQLPFSVPPEYSQLQRSFWVLAQKVHGSLSSVVAALVAERARLEEMRRALDRQGPAPRPGSAGTAGPALRRFHSLSVSSDTTLDSFASLHPDEPDALPAKGREQQLSNRSIVSLADSHTEFFDACEVFLSASSSENEPSEDESCISEVTTSVCEESTEPGGPPGRPPTGTESTGGGPERPGPPAEPPPLEPPLELPGPDPRRRSRLPAPPAPSGDVSLWGLLRSSVGKDLSRVALPVQLNEPLNTLQRLCEELEYSELLDRASRARDPRQRLVYVAAFAVSAYASTYYRAGSKPFNPVLGETYECVRPDRGFRFISEQVSHHPPISACHAESDNFVFWQDMRWKNKFWGKSLEIVPMGTVNVQLPRTGDHYEWNKVTTCIHNVLSGPRWIEHYGEVLIRNTRDASYHCKLTFCKARYWGAGANEVQGAVLSRAGTAVERLVGKWHEGLRRGPAPGQCVWKANPMPRDHERSYGFTQFALELNELTPELRRVLPSTDTRLRPDQRYLEEGNVPAAEAQKRQIEQLQRDRRRVMEENNITHQARFFRRVTDASGKESWVTNHTYWKLRLDPGFSHLDGAVLW, from the exons ATGGGCAGCCACGAGAAGGACCCGAGCTCCCCGAAAGGGGCCCTGTCCCGCTCCAACAGCACCGTGTCCTCCAAGCACAGCAGCATGCAGCAG ggcTCGGAGAGCTGGGAGGTGGTGGAGGAgccgcggggcagccccgggcggCAGCCGCAGCGGCACGAGGGGTACCTGCTCAAGAAGAGGAAATGGCCCCTGaagggctggcacaag CGGTACTTCGTGCTGGAAAACGGGATCCTGAAATATTCCACCACGCGCCAGGAC GTGCTCAAGGGCAAGCTGCACGGGGCCATCGACGTCCGTCAGTCCGTCATGTCCGTCAACAAGAAGGCGCAGAGGGTTGACCTGGACACGGAGGACAACATTTATCACCTCAAG ATCAAGTCCCCGGAGGCGTTCTCCAGCTGGGTGAGCAGCCTGTGCTCCCACCACCACGGCGAGCGGCCGGGGCCGTGTCCCCCGGGGGGCTCCACGGGGACCAGCACGCAG GGCCAGTGGACGCGGATGCCGCCCTCGGGCAGCGCCCCTGCCCTGTCCACGCTGGCCAGCTCCCGCGACAAGGTGAACGCCTGGCTGAAGGACAGCGAGGGGCTGGAGCGCTGCTCGGCCG AGCTGTCGGAGTGCCAGGCCAAGCTGCAGGAGCTGACGGGCATGCTGCAGCACCTGGAGGCCCTGCACCGCATCCCCTCGGCCCCGCTCATCTCCGGCGGCCAG CCCTCAGCTGCCACGGAGAGGCCCAAGAAGGGCCGGAGGAGCACCAAGATCTGGTGCACGCAGAGCTTTGCCAAGGACGACACCATCGGCAGG GTGGGCCGGCTGCACGGCTCTGTCCCCAACCTGTCCCGCTACCTGGAGGCGCCGCAGAGCCAGCTGCCCTTCAGCGTGCCGCCGGAGTACAGCCAGCTGCAGCGCAGCTTCTGGGTGCTGGCGCAGAAAG TGCACGGCTCGCTCAGCAGCGTGGTGGCGGCGCTGGTGGCCGAGAGGGCGCGGCTGGAGGAGATGCGGCGGGCGCTGGACCGGCAGGGCCCGGCCCCACGGCCCGGCAGCGCGGGCACGGCCGGG CCCGCCCTGCGCCGCTTCCACTCGCTGTCCGTCTCCTCCGACACCACCCTGGACTCCTTCGCCTCGCTGCACCCGGATGAG CCGGACGCGCTGCCCGCCAAGGGCCGGGAGCAGCAGCTCTCCAACCGCAGCATCGTCTCGCTGGCCGACTCGCACACCGAGTTCTTCGATGCCTGCGAGGTTTTCCTCTCGGCCAGCTCGTCTGAGAACGAG CCCTCGGAGGACGAGTCGTGCATCAGCGAGGTGACCACCAGCGTCTGCGAGGAGAGCACGGAGCCGGGGGGGCCGCCGGGCCGCCCCCCGACAGGTACGGAGAGCACCGGGGGGGGac cggagcgccCGGGGCCGccggcggagccgccgccgctggAGCCGCCGCTGGAGCTGCCGGGGCCGGACCCGCGGCGGAGGAGCCGCCtgcccgcgccccccgcgccctCGGGGGACGTGAGCCTGTGGGGGCTCCTGCGGAGCAGCGTGGGCAAGGACCTGTCCCGCGTGGCGCTGCCCGTGCAGCTCAACGAGCCGCTCAACACCCTGCAGCGCCTCTGCGAGGAGCTGGAGTACAGCGAGCTGCTGGACAGGGCCAGCCGCGCCCGCGACCCCCGGCAGCGCCTG gTGTACGTGGCCGCCTTCGCCGTGTCCGCCTATGCCTCCACCTACTACCGGGCGGGCAGCAAACCCTTCAACCCCGTGCTGGGCGAGACCTACGAGTGCGTGCGGCCCGACCGCGGCTTCCGCTTCATCAGCGAGCAG GTCTCCCACCACCCTCCCATCTCCGCCTGCCACGCTGAGTCTGATAATTTTGTCTTCTGGCAAG acaTGAGGTGGAAGAACAAATTCTGGGGCAAATCCCTGGAGATCGTCCCCATGGGCACCGTCAATGTCCAGCTGCCCAG GACCGGGGACCACTACGAGTGGAACAAGGTGACCACGTGCATCCACAACGTGCTGAGCGGGCCGCGCTGGATCGAGCACTACGGCGAGGTGCTGATCCGCAACACGCGCGACGCCTCCTACCACTGCAAGCTCACCTTCTGCAAG GCCCGGTACTGGGGCGCGGGGGCCAACGAGGTGCAGGGCGCCGTGCTGAGCCGCGCCGGGACGGCCGTGGAGCGCCTGGTGGGCAAGTGGCACGAGGGGCTGCGCCGCGGGCCCGCGCCGGGCCAGTGCGTCTGGAAAGCCA ACCCCATGCCCCGCGACCACGAGAGGAGCTACGGCTTCACGCAGTTCGCGCTGGAGCTGAACGAGCTGACGCCGGAGCTGCGCCGGGTGCTGCCCTCCACGGACACGCGGCTGCGGCCGGACCAGCG GTACCTGGAGGAGGGGAACGTGCCGGCGGCCGAGGCGCAGAAGCGCCAGATCGAGCAGCTGCAGCGCGACCGGCGCCGCGTCATGGAGGAGAACAACATCACCCACCAGGCCCGCTTCTTCAG GCGTGTGACAGATGCCAGTGGCAAGGAGTCGTGGGTCACCAACCACACCTACTGGAAGCTGCGCCTGGACCCCGGCTTCTCGCACCTGGACGGCGCCGTGCTCTGGTAG